Proteins from a single region of Streptomyces spectabilis:
- the dprA gene encoding DNA-processing protein DprA, translated as MRLARVALTRVLEPGDAVGGWWLREWGAVAVLRRLAEGEAMLPGVSDRRWEGLRARARRVRAARDLEAAAAAGARFVTPDDAEWPAQLDDLGDARPVGLWVRGRPSLRIWALRSVALVGARACTEYGAHMAASLGAGLAERGWVVVSGGAYGVDGAAHRGALGAGGATVAVLACGVDRPYPRGHAQLLGRIAEQGLVVGELPPGDHPTPSRFVLRNRVIAALTRGTVVVEAAYRSGALVTARAARDLGRFTMGVPGPATSGLSAGVHELLRGEAVLVTDAAEVAELVGDMGELAPRRRGPVVPRDLLAPGAARVLAALPARGAATVPDVARGAGTSADDAVARLYELRSLGFVERQGDGWQLTRQAFLSVFPEGGDA; from the coding sequence GTGCGGCTCGCCCGGGTCGCCCTCACGCGGGTGCTGGAGCCGGGCGATGCCGTGGGCGGGTGGTGGCTGCGGGAATGGGGAGCCGTGGCGGTGCTGCGCCGCCTCGCGGAGGGCGAGGCGATGCTGCCGGGGGTGAGCGACCGGCGCTGGGAGGGGCTGCGGGCGCGCGCCCGGCGGGTGCGGGCGGCGCGGGACCTGGAGGCCGCGGCCGCGGCCGGAGCGCGGTTCGTGACGCCCGATGACGCGGAGTGGCCCGCGCAGCTCGACGACCTGGGGGACGCGCGGCCCGTGGGGCTCTGGGTGCGGGGGCGGCCCTCGCTGCGGATCTGGGCGCTGCGCTCGGTGGCCCTGGTGGGAGCGCGGGCCTGTACGGAGTACGGAGCGCACATGGCGGCGAGCCTCGGCGCGGGCCTCGCCGAGCGCGGTTGGGTGGTGGTGTCCGGCGGCGCGTACGGCGTGGACGGTGCCGCCCACCGGGGCGCCCTGGGCGCGGGCGGCGCCACTGTGGCGGTGCTCGCGTGCGGAGTTGACCGGCCCTACCCTCGCGGCCACGCCCAGTTGCTCGGCCGGATCGCCGAACAGGGCCTCGTCGTCGGGGAGTTGCCGCCCGGCGACCACCCGACACCGAGCAGATTCGTCCTGCGGAACAGGGTGATCGCGGCCCTCACCCGGGGCACGGTCGTCGTGGAGGCCGCCTATCGCAGTGGCGCGCTGGTCACGGCACGGGCCGCGCGCGACCTCGGCCGGTTCACGATGGGCGTCCCGGGGCCCGCCACCAGCGGTCTGTCGGCGGGGGTGCACGAACTGCTGCGCGGGGAAGCGGTCCTGGTCACCGACGCCGCCGAAGTCGCCGAGCTGGTGGGGGACATGGGCGAGCTGGCGCCGCGGCGGCGCGGCCCCGTGGTGCCGCGCGACCTGCTCGCCCCCGGCGCCGCCCGGGTCCTCGCGGCGCTGCCCGCCCGGGGCGCGGCGACGGTCCCCGACGTGGCGCGGGGTGCGGGCACCAGTGCGGACGACGCGGTCGCCAGGTTGTACGAACTTCGCTCGCTGGGGTTCGTCGAACGGCAGGGCGACGGCTGGCAGTTGACACGCCAGGCGTTTCTGTCGGTCTTTCCGGAGGGGGGTGATGCGTGA
- the whiG gene encoding RNA polymerase sigma factor WhiG, translating into MPQHTSGSDRAAIPPAARSGEQERRPPAPSSLDELWRSYKSTGDGRLREQLILHYSPLVKYVAGRVSVGLPSNVEQADFVSSGVFGLIDAIEKFDIERSIKFETYAITRIRGAMIDELRALDWIPRSVRQKARNVERAYATLEARLRRTPSEGEVAAEMGIPVEELHAVFSQLSLANVVALEELLHVGGEGGDRLSLMDTLEDTAADNPVEVAEDRELRRLLARAINTLPEREKTVVTLYYYEGLTLAEIGNVLGVTESRVSQIHTKSVLQLRAKLASFGR; encoded by the coding sequence ATGCCCCAGCACACCTCCGGGTCCGACCGGGCGGCCATTCCCCCAGCCGCCCGTAGCGGCGAGCAGGAGCGGCGGCCCCCCGCGCCCTCGTCGCTGGACGAGCTGTGGCGGTCGTACAAGTCGACGGGCGACGGGCGGCTGCGCGAGCAGCTGATCCTGCACTACTCGCCCCTGGTGAAGTACGTCGCGGGCCGCGTCAGCGTGGGCCTCCCGTCCAATGTGGAGCAGGCCGACTTCGTCTCCTCCGGCGTCTTCGGGCTCATCGACGCGATCGAGAAGTTCGACATCGAGCGGTCGATCAAGTTCGAGACGTACGCGATCACCCGCATCCGCGGGGCCATGATCGACGAGCTGCGGGCGCTCGACTGGATCCCCCGGTCGGTGCGCCAGAAGGCGCGCAACGTGGAGCGGGCCTACGCGACCCTGGAGGCACGGCTCAGGCGCACGCCCTCGGAGGGCGAGGTCGCCGCCGAGATGGGCATCCCGGTGGAGGAACTGCACGCGGTGTTCAGCCAGTTGTCGCTCGCCAACGTCGTCGCCCTGGAGGAGCTGCTGCACGTCGGCGGCGAGGGCGGCGACCGCCTCAGCCTGATGGACACGCTGGAGGACACCGCCGCCGACAACCCGGTCGAGGTCGCCGAGGACCGCGAGCTGCGGCGACTGCTCGCCCGCGCGATCAACACGCTGCCGGAGCGCGAGAAGACCGTCGTCACGCTGTACTACTACGAGGGCCTCACACTGGCTGAGATCGGCAATGTGCTCGGGGTGACCGAGAGCCGGGTCAGTCAGATCCACACCAAGTCGGTGCTCCAGTTGCGGGCGAAGCTGGCCAGTTTCGGTCGCTGA
- a CDS encoding TetR/AcrR family transcriptional regulator has translation MAEHRSMQRGALLDAARSLLSEGGTEALTFPALAERTGLARSSVYEYFRSRAAVVEELCEVDFPVWAAEVSAAMERAETPEGQIEAYVRQQLALVGDRRHRAVVAISASELDAGAREKIRAAHGGLVAMIVEALDALGHQEPRLAAMLLQGIVDAAVRRIELGVAEEPEAITEAAVAMALRGVRG, from the coding sequence GTGGCCGAGCACCGGTCGATGCAGCGAGGCGCCCTGCTGGACGCCGCGCGCTCCCTGCTGTCCGAGGGCGGGACGGAAGCGCTGACGTTCCCCGCGCTCGCCGAGCGCACGGGGCTCGCGCGGTCGTCCGTCTACGAGTACTTCCGTTCGCGCGCGGCCGTCGTCGAAGAGCTCTGCGAGGTCGACTTCCCCGTCTGGGCGGCGGAGGTCTCGGCGGCGATGGAGCGGGCCGAGACGCCCGAGGGGCAGATCGAGGCCTATGTGCGCCAGCAGCTCGCGCTGGTCGGGGACCGGCGGCACCGGGCCGTGGTCGCGATCTCCGCGAGCGAGCTGGACGCCGGGGCGCGGGAGAAGATCCGGGCCGCGCACGGCGGCCTCGTGGCCATGATCGTGGAGGCGCTCGACGCCCTCGGGCACCAGGAGCCCCGGCTCGCGGCCATGCTGCTGCAGGGCATCGTGGACGCGGCGGTGCGCCGCATCGAGCTCGGCGTGGCCGAGGAGCCCGAGGCCATCACGGAGGCGGCTGTGGCCATGGCCCTGCGGGGCGTGCGGGGCTGA
- a CDS encoding murein hydrolase activator EnvC family protein — translation MSRLRRILILSVLALLALLAALPPPGALAAADPVPAVGGSWPVGARPWIVRGWEPPATAYGPGHRGVDLAAPPGSPVRAAAPGRVSYAGRVAGRGVVTVELTGTGDPPLRTTYEPVRASVQKGAEVGAGTVLGTLEASARFHCPAACLHWGLRRAKAYLNPLGLLPPWLLRGGPSRLLPLTGAGTPPPAPVWPFWPWAAALSDSGLRSPGLSPARPAGPWPQPPP, via the coding sequence ATGTCACGTCTACGACGCATCCTGATCTTGTCCGTGCTCGCGCTGCTAGCGCTGCTCGCGGCGCTGCCGCCTCCGGGCGCCCTGGCGGCCGCCGACCCGGTGCCCGCGGTGGGCGGCTCCTGGCCGGTGGGCGCGCGCCCCTGGATCGTCCGGGGCTGGGAGCCCCCGGCGACGGCGTACGGCCCCGGCCACCGGGGCGTGGACCTGGCCGCGCCCCCGGGCTCCCCCGTGCGGGCGGCCGCGCCGGGGCGGGTCTCGTACGCGGGCCGGGTGGCGGGCCGGGGCGTGGTCACGGTGGAGCTCACGGGCACCGGTGATCCACCGCTGCGCACGACGTACGAACCGGTACGGGCGTCCGTGCAGAAGGGCGCCGAGGTCGGCGCGGGCACCGTCCTGGGCACGCTGGAGGCGTCGGCCCGCTTCCACTGCCCCGCGGCATGCCTCCACTGGGGCCTGCGCCGGGCGAAGGCGTATCTGAACCCCTTGGGCCTGCTCCCGCCGTGGCTGCTGCGCGGGGGCCCGTCACGGCTGCTGCCCCTGACGGGCGCCGGTACGCCGCCACCGGCGCCGGTGTGGCCGTTCTGGCCGTGGGCCGCCGCCCTCAGCGACAGCGGCCTTCGGAGCCCGGGGCTCAGCCCCGCACGCCCCGCAGGGCCATGGCCACAGCCGCCTCCGTGA
- the rpsB gene encoding 30S ribosomal protein S2, translated as MAVVTMRELLESGVHFGHQTRRWNPKMKRFIFTERNGIYIIDLLQSLSYIDRAYEFVKETVAHGGTVMFVGTKKQAQEAIAEQATRVGMPYVNQRWLGGMLTNFSTVYKRLQRLKELEAIDFEDVAASGLTKKELLVLSREKAKLEKTLGGIREMQKVPSAVWIVDTKKEHIAVGEARKLNIPVVAILDTNCDPDEVDYKIPGNDDAIRSVTLLTRVIADAVAEGLIARSGVATGDSKPGEKAAGEPLAEWERDLLEGEKKADEKAADAEAPKADAEAPKAEEAPEAAEAPAADAAEQA; from the coding sequence ATGGCCGTCGTCACGATGCGGGAGCTGCTGGAAAGCGGCGTCCACTTCGGTCACCAGACCCGTCGTTGGAACCCGAAGATGAAGCGCTTCATCTTCACGGAGCGCAACGGCATCTACATCATCGACCTGCTCCAGTCGCTGTCGTACATCGACCGCGCCTACGAGTTCGTCAAGGAGACCGTCGCCCACGGCGGCACGGTCATGTTCGTGGGTACGAAGAAGCAGGCGCAGGAGGCCATCGCCGAGCAGGCGACGCGCGTCGGCATGCCCTACGTCAACCAGCGCTGGCTGGGCGGCATGCTCACCAACTTCTCGACCGTCTACAAGCGCCTGCAGCGCCTCAAGGAGCTTGAGGCCATCGACTTCGAGGACGTGGCCGCCTCCGGCCTCACCAAGAAGGAGCTGCTGGTCCTCTCCCGCGAGAAGGCCAAGCTGGAGAAGACCCTCGGCGGTATCCGCGAGATGCAGAAGGTGCCCAGCGCCGTCTGGATCGTGGACACCAAGAAGGAGCACATCGCGGTTGGCGAGGCCCGGAAGCTGAACATCCCGGTCGTCGCGATCCTCGACACCAACTGCGACCCCGACGAGGTCGACTACAAGATCCCGGGCAACGACGACGCGATCCGCTCCGTCACCCTGCTCACCCGCGTGATCGCCGACGCTGTCGCCGAGGGCCTCATCGCCCGCTCCGGCGTTGCCACCGGTGACTCGAAGCCGGGCGAGAAGGCCGCGGGCGAGCCGCTCGCCGAGTGGGAGCGCGACCTGCTCGAGGGCGAGAAGAAGGCCGACGAGAAGGCCGCCGACGCCGAGGCCCCCAAGGCCGACGCCGAGGCCCCCAAGGCTGAGGAGGCCCCCGAGGCCGCCGAGGCCCCGGCTGCGGACGCCGCCGAGCAGGCCTGA
- the tsf gene encoding translation elongation factor Ts, which produces MANYTAADVKKLRELTGVGMMDCKKALDEADGNVDKAVEALRIKGQKGVAKREGRSAENGAVVSVIADDNTSGVIVELKCETDFVAKGEKFQAVANQIAEHVAKTSPADIEALLASEIEAGKTVQAFVDEANAQLGEKIVLDRFAQYNDGFVYAYMHRTMPDLPPQIGVLVEFDKADAATAKGVAQHIAAFAPKYLTREDVPAEVVESERRVAEETTRAEGKPEAALPKIVEGRVNGFFKDATLLGQPYALDNKKSVEKVLQEAGVTLKRFSRIKVGI; this is translated from the coding sequence ATGGCGAACTACACCGCCGCTGACGTCAAGAAGCTCCGTGAGCTCACCGGCGTCGGCATGATGGACTGCAAGAAGGCGCTCGACGAGGCCGACGGCAACGTCGACAAGGCCGTCGAGGCGCTGCGCATCAAGGGCCAGAAGGGCGTCGCCAAGCGCGAGGGCCGCTCTGCCGAGAACGGTGCCGTCGTCTCCGTGATCGCCGACGACAACACCTCCGGTGTCATCGTCGAGCTGAAGTGCGAGACGGACTTCGTCGCCAAGGGCGAGAAGTTCCAGGCCGTCGCCAACCAGATCGCCGAGCACGTCGCCAAGACGTCCCCCGCCGACATCGAGGCGCTGCTCGCGTCCGAGATCGAGGCCGGCAAGACCGTCCAGGCGTTCGTCGACGAGGCCAACGCCCAGCTCGGCGAGAAGATCGTCCTGGACCGCTTCGCGCAGTACAACGACGGCTTCGTGTACGCCTACATGCACCGCACGATGCCCGACCTGCCGCCGCAGATCGGTGTCCTCGTCGAGTTCGACAAGGCCGACGCCGCGACCGCCAAGGGCGTCGCGCAGCACATCGCCGCCTTCGCGCCGAAGTACCTCACCCGTGAGGACGTTCCGGCCGAGGTCGTCGAGTCCGAGCGCCGCGTCGCCGAGGAGACCACCCGCGCCGAGGGCAAGCCGGAGGCCGCGCTCCCGAAGATCGTCGAGGGTCGCGTCAACGGCTTCTTCAAGGACGCCACTCTCCTGGGCCAGCCGTACGCCCTCGACAACAAGAAGTCCGTCGAGAAGGTCCTGCAGGAGGCCGGTGTCACCCTGAAGCGCTTCTCGCGCATCAAGGTCGGCATCTGA
- the pyrH gene encoding UMP kinase — protein MASSYVHHKENSMTKADTKTDDGKVAGRFLLKLSGEAFAGGGGLGVDPDVVHKIAREIAAVVRDGAEIAIVIGGGNFFRGAELQQRGMDRARSDYMGMLGTVMNCLALQDFLEKEGIDCRVQTAITMGQVAEPYIPLRAVRHLEKGRVVIFGAGMGMPYFSTDTTAAQRALEIDAEALLMGKNGVDGVYDSDPKKNPDAVKFDSLGYGEVITRDLKVADATAVTLCRDNKLPILVFELLAEGNIARAVKGEKIGTLVGDQDSRA, from the coding sequence ATGGCCTCTTCGTATGTGCACCACAAGGAGAACTCCATGACCAAGGCCGACACCAAGACTGACGACGGCAAAGTGGCCGGGCGCTTCCTGCTGAAGCTCTCCGGTGAGGCGTTCGCCGGGGGCGGCGGCCTCGGCGTCGACCCCGACGTGGTGCACAAAATCGCCCGGGAGATCGCAGCCGTCGTGCGTGACGGCGCGGAGATCGCCATCGTCATCGGCGGCGGCAACTTCTTCCGCGGCGCCGAGCTCCAGCAGCGCGGCATGGACCGGGCCCGCTCCGACTACATGGGCATGCTCGGCACGGTCATGAACTGCCTCGCCCTGCAGGACTTCCTGGAGAAGGAAGGCATCGACTGCCGCGTGCAGACCGCCATCACCATGGGCCAGGTCGCGGAGCCGTACATCCCGCTGCGCGCCGTGCGCCACCTGGAGAAGGGCCGCGTCGTGATCTTCGGCGCCGGCATGGGCATGCCGTACTTCTCCACCGACACCACCGCCGCCCAGCGCGCTCTGGAGATCGACGCCGAGGCCCTGCTCATGGGCAAGAACGGCGTCGACGGGGTCTACGACTCCGATCCCAAGAAGAACCCGGACGCGGTGAAGTTCGACTCCCTCGGCTACGGCGAGGTCATCACCCGTGACCTGAAGGTCGCCGACGCCACCGCCGTCACGCTGTGCCGGGACAACAAGCTGCCCATCCTGGTCTTCGAGCTGCTCGCGGAGGGCAATATCGCGCGGGCCGTCAAGGGTGAGAAGATCGGCACGCTCGTCGGCGACCAGGATTCCCGGGCCTGA
- the frr gene encoding ribosome recycling factor codes for MIEETLLEAEEKMEKAVVVAKEDFAAIRTGRAHPAMFNKIVADYYGALTPINQLASFSVPEPRMAVVTPFDKTALRNIEQAIRDSDLGVNPSNDGNIIRVTFPELTEERRRDYIKVAKSKAEDSKVSIRSVRRKAKDTLDKAIKDGDIGEDEGRRAEKELDDLTSKYVAQVDELLKHKESELLEV; via the coding sequence GTGATCGAAGAGACCCTCCTCGAGGCCGAGGAGAAGATGGAGAAGGCCGTCGTGGTCGCCAAGGAGGACTTCGCCGCGATCCGCACGGGCCGTGCGCACCCGGCGATGTTCAACAAGATCGTGGCCGACTACTACGGCGCGCTGACGCCGATCAACCAGCTCGCCTCGTTCTCGGTGCCCGAGCCGCGCATGGCGGTGGTGACGCCGTTCGACAAGACCGCGCTGCGCAACATCGAGCAGGCGATCCGCGACTCGGACCTCGGCGTCAACCCGAGCAACGACGGCAACATCATCCGGGTGACGTTCCCCGAGCTCACCGAGGAGCGCCGCCGCGACTACATCAAGGTCGCCAAGAGCAAGGCCGAGGACTCGAAGGTGTCCATCCGCTCCGTGCGCCGCAAGGCCAAGGACACCCTCGACAAGGCCATCAAGGACGGTGACATCGGAGAGGACGAGGGCCGCCGCGCCGAGAAGGAGCTCGACGACCTCACCTCCAAGTACGTCGCCCAGGTCGACGAGCTGCTCAAGCACAAGGAATCCGAGCTGCTCGAGGTCTGA
- a CDS encoding phosphatidate cytidylyltransferase has translation MNDTSWGAPSRAGYWGAPDQGPVQGAAPVGPAHDAHALNPSETQPMPIVPDVAASGGHQDDDRGAAQSSGPLFRDEAAHAAHSSNPAQKPQEPMTGAPQPAPAPQRKSAGRDLGAAIGVGVGLGAVILASLFFKKAVFIGVIAVAVVVGLWELTSRLQERKAIKAPLAPLAVGGAAMVVAGYLRGVEGAWVAMALTALAVLVWRMTEPPEGYLKDVTAGVFAAFYVPFLATFVALMLTAGDGPERVLTFLILTVVSDTGAYAVGWRFGRHKLAPRISPGKTREGLLGAVAFAMAAGALCMHFMIDDGLWWQGLLLGLAVAASATLGDLGESMIKRDLGIKDMGTLLPGHGGIMDRLDSLLPTAPVVWLLLVVFVGSG, from the coding sequence GTGAACGACACTTCCTGGGGGGCGCCGTCCAGAGCCGGGTACTGGGGGGCGCCCGACCAGGGACCGGTCCAGGGTGCTGCCCCGGTGGGTCCCGCACACGATGCGCACGCGCTGAATCCGTCAGAGACTCAGCCCATGCCCATCGTTCCCGACGTAGCCGCGAGCGGCGGACACCAGGACGACGACCGGGGGGCTGCTCAGTCGAGCGGCCCCCTGTTCCGTGACGAGGCCGCGCACGCCGCGCACTCTTCGAACCCCGCGCAGAAGCCGCAGGAGCCCATGACCGGCGCACCACAGCCCGCCCCAGCACCGCAGAGGAAGAGCGCGGGGCGCGACCTCGGTGCGGCCATAGGGGTCGGCGTGGGCCTCGGCGCCGTCATCCTCGCGTCGCTGTTCTTCAAGAAGGCCGTCTTCATCGGCGTCATAGCGGTCGCCGTCGTCGTCGGCCTGTGGGAGCTCACCTCCCGTCTGCAGGAGCGCAAGGCCATCAAGGCGCCGCTTGCGCCGCTCGCGGTGGGCGGCGCGGCGATGGTCGTCGCCGGGTACCTGCGCGGCGTCGAGGGCGCCTGGGTGGCGATGGCGCTCACCGCGCTCGCGGTCCTCGTGTGGCGCATGACGGAGCCGCCCGAGGGTTACCTCAAGGACGTCACGGCGGGTGTCTTCGCGGCCTTCTACGTCCCGTTCCTCGCCACCTTCGTGGCGCTGATGCTCACCGCGGGCGACGGCCCGGAGCGGGTGCTCACCTTCCTGATCCTGACCGTGGTCAGCGATACCGGGGCGTACGCGGTCGGCTGGCGGTTCGGCAGGCACAAGCTGGCGCCGCGCATCAGCCCCGGAAAGACCCGGGAGGGCCTGCTCGGCGCGGTGGCCTTCGCCATGGCGGCGGGCGCGCTGTGCATGCACTTCATGATCGACGACGGCCTGTGGTGGCAGGGCCTGCTGCTCGGCCTCGCGGTGGCCGCCAGCGCGACGCTCGGCGACCTCGGCGAGTCCATGATCAAGCGGGACCTCGGCATCAAGGACATGGGCACGCTGCTGCCGGGCCACGGCGGCATCATGGACCGGCTTGACTCGCTGTTGCCTACGGCGCCGGTGGTGTGGTTGCTGCTTGTGGTGTTCGTGGGGTCGGGGTGA
- the rlmN gene encoding 23S rRNA (adenine(2503)-C(2))-methyltransferase RlmN yields MPKPGELTFVAPRGAKKPPRHLADLTPAERKEAVATIGEKPFRAKQLSQHYFARYAHDPEQWTDIPAGARGKLQEALLPELMSVVRHISCDDDTTRKTLWRLFDGTLVESVLMRYPDRVTMCISSQAGCGMNCPFCATGQAGLDRNLSTAEIVHQIVDGMRALRDGEIPGGPARLSNIVFMGMGEPLANYNRVVGAIRRLTDPEPDGVGLSQRGITVSTVGLVPAIHRFADEGFKCRLAISLHAPDDELRDTLVPVNTRWKVREVLDAGWEYAAKSGRRLSIEYALIRDINDHAWRGDRLGRLLKGKPVHVNLIPLNPTPGSKWTASRPEDEKAFVEAVAAHGVPVTVRDTRGQEIDGACGQLAAAER; encoded by the coding sequence ATGCCCAAGCCCGGAGAACTCACCTTTGTCGCGCCGCGCGGAGCCAAGAAGCCGCCGCGGCATCTCGCCGACCTCACGCCCGCCGAGCGCAAGGAGGCCGTCGCCACCATCGGCGAGAAGCCGTTCCGCGCCAAGCAGCTCTCGCAGCACTACTTCGCGCGGTACGCCCACGACCCCGAGCAGTGGACGGACATCCCGGCCGGTGCGCGCGGCAAGCTCCAGGAGGCGCTGCTTCCCGAGCTGATGAGCGTCGTCCGGCACATCAGCTGCGACGACGACACCACGCGCAAGACGCTGTGGCGCCTCTTCGACGGCACGCTCGTGGAGTCCGTGCTCATGCGGTACCCCGACCGGGTGACGATGTGCATCAGCTCCCAGGCGGGCTGTGGCATGAACTGCCCGTTCTGCGCCACGGGCCAGGCCGGTCTCGACCGGAACCTGTCCACCGCCGAGATCGTGCACCAGATCGTGGACGGCATGCGGGCCCTGCGCGACGGCGAGATCCCGGGCGGCCCGGCGCGCCTCAGCAACATCGTCTTCATGGGCATGGGCGAGCCGCTGGCCAACTACAACAGGGTGGTGGGCGCGATCCGCCGCCTCACCGACCCCGAGCCGGACGGCGTGGGCCTGTCCCAGCGCGGCATCACCGTCTCGACGGTCGGCCTGGTGCCCGCCATCCACCGGTTCGCCGACGAGGGCTTCAAGTGCCGTCTCGCGATCTCCCTGCACGCGCCCGACGACGAGCTGCGCGACACCCTCGTCCCGGTCAACACGCGCTGGAAGGTCCGCGAGGTCCTGGACGCGGGCTGGGAGTACGCCGCGAAGTCCGGGCGCAGGCTCTCCATCGAGTACGCCCTGATCCGCGACATCAACGACCACGCGTGGCGCGGTGACCGCCTCGGCCGCCTGCTCAAGGGCAAGCCGGTGCACGTCAACCTGATCCCGCTGAACCCCACGCCGGGCTCGAAGTGGACGGCCTCGCGCCCCGAGGACGAGAAGGCCTTCGTCGAGGCCGTCGCCGCCCACGGCGTGCCGGTGACCGTCCGCGACACCCGAGGCCAGGAGATCGACGGCGCCTGCGGACAGCTCGCGGCAGCCGAACGCTAG
- a CDS encoding thiamine ABC transporter substrate-binding protein: protein MSTTKKATLTAVAVGLGLVALSACGSGSDSGGGSGKGSKDVTLVSHSSFNVSKDVLKEFEKSSGYKVRILKDGDAGQAVNKAILTKGNPQGDVFFGVDNTLLSRALDNGLFQPYEAKDADQVLPEYRLAKGERRVTPVDSGDICVNYDKKYFADKKLAPPQTFADLVKPAYKDLLVTENASTSSPGLGFVLGTAAKYGDDGWQGYWKKLKDNGVKVVDGWDQAYNQEFSGSAGGRKAKGDRPLVVSYASSPPVEVLYAKPRPKAAPTGVATGTCFRQVEYAGLLSNAKNAKGGKALLDFLSGKRFQDDMPLQMFVNPVRKGAQVPELFRKYGVEVDEPGTMDPKKIADNREPWVKSWTSLVLK, encoded by the coding sequence GTGAGCACCACCAAGAAGGCCACTCTGACCGCGGTCGCGGTGGGCCTCGGGCTCGTCGCCCTCTCGGCGTGCGGCTCCGGCAGTGACTCCGGCGGCGGCTCCGGGAAGGGGTCCAAGGACGTCACCCTGGTCAGCCACAGCTCCTTCAACGTCTCCAAGGACGTCCTGAAGGAGTTCGAGAAGAGCTCCGGGTACAAGGTCCGCATCCTCAAGGACGGCGACGCGGGCCAGGCCGTCAACAAGGCGATCCTCACCAAGGGCAACCCGCAGGGCGACGTCTTCTTCGGCGTCGACAACACCCTGCTCTCGCGCGCCCTCGACAACGGCCTCTTCCAGCCGTACGAGGCCAAGGACGCGGACCAGGTGCTGCCGGAGTACCGGCTCGCGAAGGGCGAGCGCCGCGTGACGCCCGTCGACAGCGGCGACATCTGCGTGAACTACGACAAGAAGTACTTCGCCGACAAGAAGCTCGCGCCGCCGCAGACCTTCGCCGACCTGGTCAAGCCCGCGTACAAGGACCTGCTGGTCACCGAGAACGCCTCCACGTCCTCGCCCGGGCTCGGCTTCGTGCTCGGCACCGCCGCCAAGTACGGCGACGACGGCTGGCAGGGCTACTGGAAGAAGCTCAAGGACAACGGCGTCAAGGTCGTCGACGGCTGGGACCAGGCCTACAACCAGGAGTTCTCCGGCTCCGCGGGCGGCCGCAAGGCCAAGGGCGACCGGCCCCTCGTCGTGTCGTACGCCTCCTCGCCGCCCGTCGAGGTCCTGTACGCCAAGCCGCGGCCGAAGGCGGCTCCGACCGGCGTCGCGACCGGCACCTGCTTCCGGCAGGTCGAGTACGCGGGCCTGCTCAGCAACGCCAAGAACGCCAAGGGCGGCAAGGCCCTGCTCGACTTCCTCTCCGGCAAGCGGTTCCAGGACGACATGCCGCTGCAGATGTTCGTGAACCCCGTGCGGAAGGGCGCGCAGGTGCCGGAGCTCTTCCGGAAGTACGGGGTCGAGGTCGACGAGCCCGGGACGATGGACCCCAAGAAGATCGCCGACAACCGTGAGCCGTGGGTCAAGTCGTGGACCTCGCTCGTACTGAAGTAG